From Triticum urartu cultivar G1812 chromosome 2, Tu2.1, whole genome shotgun sequence, a single genomic window includes:
- the LOC125541345 gene encoding E3 ubiquitin-protein ligase RDUF2-like yields MDSSSLHRTEPTDKPAGRSSKSLDTGWIILIVLAVLAAVGLLVLAVCCIRRRKQKPRAPAAIRRRERLPAGTAAVRIGESGAGRLPADAAAVRIDESGAGRLPADAVAVRIGESGAGRLPADAVAVRIGESGAGRLSADTAVVHTGESSGAGEGAGVQATVCPMCTRPYDNEPCRWAPERLNCGHVFHGQCIKPWVAVNLACPVCNTTHIQLLGKTPGDARAARHRYSFSHLERSVTTKDDIAVFRQRDWD; encoded by the exons ATGGATTCCAGCAGCTTACATCGTACGGAACCCACCGACAAGCCAGCCGGCAGATCGAGCAAGTCGCTCGATACTGGCTGGATTATCCTCATCGTCTTGGCGGTCCTGGCCGCCGTGGGGCTGCTGGTCCTGGCTGTCTGCTGCATCCGCCGGCGGAAGCAGAAGCCCAGGGCTCCAGCTGCGATCCGTCGGCGCGAGCGACTCCCGGCCGGGACAGCGGCCGTCCGCATCGGCGAAAGCGGCGCCGGGCGACTCCCGGCCGACGCAGCGGCCGTCCGCATCGACGAAAGCGGCGCCGGGCGACTCCCGGCCGACGCAGTGGCCGTCCGCATCGGAGAGAGCGGTGCCGGGCGACTCCCGGCCGACGCAGTAGCCGTCCGCATCGGAGAGAGCGGCGCCGGGCGACTCTCGGCCGACACAGCGGTCGTCCACACGGGCGAAAGCAGCGGCGCCGGCGAGGGAGCCGGAGTCCAAGCCACCGTCTGTCCGATGTGTACCCGCCCGTACGACAACGAGCCGTGCAGGTGGGCACCAGAAAGGCTGAATTGCGGGCACGTCTTCCATGGGCAGTGCATCAAGCCGTGGGTCGCCGTCAACCTGGCTTGCCCAGTCTGCAACACAACCCACATCCAGCTTCTTGGGAAGACGCCCG GCGACGCCAGGGCAGCAAGGCACCGGTACTCATTCAGCCATCTCGAGAGGTCGGTCACCACCAAGGATGACATCGCCGTCTTCCGGCAACGAGATTGGGATTGA